One Bombus fervidus isolate BK054 chromosome 7, iyBomFerv1, whole genome shotgun sequence genomic region harbors:
- the LOC139989101 gene encoding uncharacterized protein — protein sequence MLVASICREVHFTVLSSTTMASRVPRCLFGKPNSRETVEMLHEALDAERSKFAKRWGVDPRSEDKENNYQRKHNDKYEQSPKKRSNPYSRQTSMHDYWRARKVCEVNKKPLASSVDASKQQNEASKTSKTMKSSKKAAQN from the exons ATGCTGGTAGCTTCGATTTGTCGCGAAGTTCACTTCACAGTGTTGTCCAGTACTACGATGGCCTCGCGCGTACCACGTTGCCTGTTCGGCAAGCCGAATTCAAGGGAAACCGTGGAAATGCTGCACGAGGCGCTCGATGCGGAGAGAAGCAAATTTGCGAAACGATGGGGCGTCGATCCGCGATCCGAAGACAAGGAGAACAACTACCAGAGGAAACACAACGACAAGTACGAACAATCGCCGAAAAAACGGAGCAATCCGTATTCCAGACAAACCAGCATGCACG ATTATTGGCGAGCTCGGAAGGTATGCGAGGTGAATAAGAAGCCTCTTGCTTCATCGGTAGATGCTTCGAAGCAACAAAACGAAGCGTCGAAGACGTCGAAGACGATGAAATCATCGAAAAAGGCGGCACAAAACTGA
- the LOC139989092 gene encoding uncharacterized protein, whose amino-acid sequence MNRQQLGLLFVSTLIVIVSAFSRNINAQELASGLENGNVMNAEQTKLTAKDFLYVVNNTITTVPCILTNMSITVTVPYTTKDKKDVNKTLTVPNNATVDGHCSSVISEMKLIWKENNTDKESTIKFIFINDHENFSLFSIGLDIHLNETDSINSKGDSFNATSDIDLHLFSASVTNGFYKCEREELVTVDNVKIYIKNVSLIAFYKNGDISAPKEEQCSDENDKTRTFPYVSRDENSMRICTLARMSISLKIPYRKNNMQNDTAIIEVPTTLKVSGKCDSSRGISTMLLIWDPEVSKNESTFENKKTNEIVFYIQREKIDSHVALITANIFVDNTHFKDAQNAGDFIQILAPFKDLFSTTAENGIHSCPEKTFRTMANVTVTIRNVLLVAFDAEQDFASKQVTDCRSAYFERDFTYIVRRTDTSIPCTLARMSINATVLYKKGDTQNNRTLNVPSTAVVSGNCGNKFSEMTLSWSELGKNDTMNKITFYIARNETNFYVYRATATVYYDKNDKTTDVHGESYIMHNLFSASGINGLYNCTNLIHEIKVDDIHLNITNVTFIAFNTEEYLNPKKVTECSTTSGGDGTTTESPIPPVVGYPYVVRNKQNVPCIAANMTISIKVRYTMKNTSNTNRTTLTVPIENGINVNGICENEKSIMNLTWTENSEADSQDEHKENKVTINFVNDGSNYFIRSMNLSIYLDKHNFPGANAIGTYINVTMEKLDLFSTPLNNVYKCSDKISVNAQNVVVTISKVSLIAFNKAADITSKSVNCANNESVTDSNTGAIVGGIIGGIILVAIIGYLGVMYKRKRGYGV is encoded by the exons atgaatcgACAACAATTAGgattattatttgtatctaCTTTAATCGTTATCG tTTCAGCGTTCTCTCGGAACATTAATGCACAAGAATTAGCATCGGGATTAGAAAATGGAAATGTGATGAATGCCGAGCAAACGAAACTAACAGCAAAGGATTTTTTGTACGTCGTAAATAACACGATAACAACAGTGCCGTGTATTTTGACAAATATGTCAATTACCGTTACGGTCCCGTATACAACGAAGGATAAGAAG GACGTCAATAAAACCTTAACTGTTCCAAACAACGCTACGGTCGATGGTCATTGTTCATCTGTAATATCAGAAATGAAACTAatttggaaagaaaataacacTGACAAAGAAAgcacaattaaatttatatttatcaacgATCACGAAAATTTCTCGCTTTTTTCTATCGGTCTCGATATACACCTAAACGAAACTGATTCTATTAATTCAAAGG gCGATTCGTTTAACGCAACGTCAGATATCGATCTTCATTTATTCTCTGCATCCGTTACGAATGGATTTTATAAGTGCGAAAGAGAAGAGCTAGTGACAGTTGataacgtaaaaatatatataaaaaacgtTTCTTTAATCGCATTTTATAAGAACGGCGATATTTCTGCGCCCAAAG AAGAGCAATGCTCCGACGAAAACGACAAAACTCGAACGTTTCCTTACGTTTCAAGGGATGAAAACAGCATGCGCATATGTACATTAGCAAGAATGTCAATTTCTTTGAAGATACCATACAGAAAGAACAATATGCAA AACGATACTGCGATTATAGAAGTTCCAACCACGCTTAAAGTTTCCGGAAAGTGCGACTCTTCAAGGGGAATTTCTACTATGCTGTTAATCTGGGACCCAGAAGTGTCGAAAAATGAATCGAcatttgaaaataagaaaacaaatgaaattgtattttatatacagagagagaaaatagACAGCCACGTTGCTCTGATTACTGCTAACATTTTCGTAGATAACACGCATTTTAAGGATGCTCAGA ACGCAGGTGATTTCATTCAGATACTTGCGCCATTTAAGGATCTCTTTTCTACAACCGCCGAAAATGGAATCCATAGCTGCCCTGAAAAAACATTTAGGACGATGGCAAATGTTACCGTAACCATACGCAATGTTCTCTTAGTCGCCTTTGATGCCGAACAAGATTTCGCATCGAAACaag TAACCGACTGTAGAAGTGCATATTTTGAACGTGACTTCACGTATATTGTACGGCGAACTGATACTAGTATACCTTGCACCTTGGCAAGAATGTCGATTAATGCGACAGTACTATACAAAAAAGGTGATACACAA AATAATAGAACACTAAACGTCCCATCTACAGCTGTTGTTAGCGGTAATTGcggtaataaattttctgaaatgACACTAAGCTGGTCAGAATTAGGCAAAAATGATACgatgaataaaattacattttatattgctAGAAATGAGACTAATTTCTACGTTTATCGAGCAACGGCCACCGTGTATTATGATAAAAATG ataaaaCAACAGATGTACACGGGGAGTCATATATTATGCATAATCTGTTTTCGGCATCCGGGATTAACGGACTTTATAATTGCACAAATCTTATACACGAAATAAAGGTCGACGATATCCACTTAAACATAACCAATGTTACATTTATCGCATTCAACACCGAAGAATACCTTAACCCGAAAAaag TGACAGAGTGTTCTACCACTTCAGGCGGAGATGGAACTACAACTGAATCACCTATACCTCCTGTAGTAGGCTATCCTTACGTCGTGAGAAATAAGCAAAATGTACCTTGCATCGCAGCTAATAtgacgatttctataaaagtaCGTTACACGATGAAAAATACATCTAAC ACGAACCGAACAACTTTGACTGTACCGATTGAAAACGGAATAAATGTAAATGGCATATGCgagaatgaaaaatctatAATGAATTTAACTTGGACTGAGAATTCAGAAGCTGATTCCCAGGACGAACACAAAGAAAATAAGGTTACGATTAATTTTGTGAACGACGgttcaaattatttcattcggTCTATGAATCTGTCTATTTACTTAGATAAACATAATTTTCCTGGAGCTAACG CTATCggtacatatataaatgtcACAATGGAAAAACTCGACTTATTCTCCACTCCTCTAAACAATGTGTACAAATGTTCCGATAAAATTTCGGTGAACGCTCAAAATGTCGTCGTAACTATCAGTAAAGTTTCTTTGATCGCGTTCAATAAGGCGGCGGATATTACTTCGAAATCAG TGAACTGTGCCAATAATGAGTCAGTAACTGATAGTAATACTGGAGCCATAGTAGGTGGTATTATCGGAGGTATTATTCTCGTCGCTATAATTGGATATCTAGGTGTGATGtacaagagaaaaagaggataCGGTGTTTGA